atgattaattaattatatagttGATAAAACTCGGTGAAATTAACAAACGCGTGATCGAATCCTACGATGCTTATGCTGAATGCTGATACATTGATGCGTACTTTATACTTACCATCGATCTAGTTCAAAATGTAATGCACGTGTGAGGCTTTCGTGTATAGGCGTGCACTGTTTTCTTGtacgataaaatatatattgtgtgATGTAATGTACCGTCCTGAGATGATGATATGTATACAAATGAATTAATGGAAACCAAATCTCAGTAGTATAAAAACTGGGTTTGACATGGTCCACTTGTACAAAGGTTAAGTAGCCGCAAACTAAGGACGTACGTCCACACATCCTCTTTTTCCTACGTTCACTTAAAAGATAATCTCAAAATTGCTAATACAAATACTTGCTACCACAATAAACACTCGGTCTTTCTTTATTACTTCTCTAttttatacacacatatatatcgTTATCTTTGTATGCATCTATCTATACGGAGACTCAGTCACAACGACTCCGGCCAACTGGTATATAATCTCTTTGTATATTATACACATACATTATTAATTAAACTATTGATTGTTCTTAGTGCAAAAAAGAACTATTGTTTATTCTTTTTTCGTAAGAAGTATATTAAAGTGATTGAGAAAGGAAGTATATTCACTAATAatatttgatccaaaaaaaaaattcactaataATATAATAGCGCTTTCACACGCAGATATGTAAGCGTAGTGCGATTAGTTAGACTAGAAGGGTCTAATACTTAGATCGGTATGATATGTTAAAAAAACATAGTACTATTTTAGTGCTTTACGGGCTTAAATCTCACTTTTCAAGGTATGTTATGTGTGTagtctttttcaaaaaaatgttaTGTGTGTAGTGCACATGGATGAGATCGGGTTTTGCTAAGTTCGAATTGTAGAGTTGTTATATCGCCGCGGATAAAGTAATTGCTTTTATAActcaaaaacattaaataaattgATATGATTGACTAAAGGATCATAGCGAAGCTAACTGCTAAAGTTCACGAGACCAGATCTAcggaaatatatatttcataaggGTGAGACGAAATGGTCAAAAGTCAAAGGTGTTGACCATCAATTGTTCAGCTTACACTTATTAAAGTTGAATTTTCATGATCGATCACTTTCATATTTCGATTGAGAGTGTATTGTTCTGAGCTATTCGTATGTATTTTTCTAGAAACtagttttgaatatataattatattttgtcaacTTCTTGATTGTTTTCTTTATCAGcttcatttatcattttaatcttgaaaatgtttaaattaaCGTTGTGCAGAATAAATTTGTAGATGAATAGATCGCAAACTCTTACAAATGTAATATTAAAGCCTTGCTTTAAGAAAAATTAGAGAAAGGTGGTGTGTCATAGTGCTGACCCTTGATATTTTAGGGTTCTTGTTCACTTAACTTTTGGAGAGGTtccttttattgttttttatctaATTATTGTTTTCATTTCAACGAGGAAATTATAAACCTATTCAAGCATAGTCGTATATATCCTCTTTGCtaccattttatatttatatcttctcttttcttttttactatGACTACCGAGAATAagagctttagtttttttttatctagtaTAAGTATACAATAATATTGGAGACTATGGTTCAACTTTTAATATATTGCCCTATCGACGTGAACAATATGGTTACTTGATTAAGTGCCCAGCTGACTTATTAGTAATGATATTATATCGTTTGACCATAACAAAATTCTAAACCCCCAAATGCTCTAGaattaaacttggaaacttttAGCATATTATTGTCATGTCACTTGTCAATGTTAAAAAGAGTAAAGGTCAAAAGAGTTAGCTATCGTCGGTCCAAGCCAAATGAGCCAGGTGTGCGTTCATATAATTACAAGGtgcatatacatataaaatgtcTTTCATTGACATGTATTTTCTGCAAGTCGGTGATTATTATGAAACTCTCATCGGATCTGACCTACTTAAGTTAGAGAGAGATTGGCGGCACTCAACTTTCAAATATCATATATGAAacgagacaaaaaaaaacaaatatgaattgAGGAAGATAATATTGTTTATGATCAGAAGAAACTTAGATTATACCAACCTAAATCAAgataaattgtgttttttttttccaaactgATACAATCTATGTTTAAATAACAAAGCGTGATCTTTGTATACAAATTAGTGTAGATTTGGTTATAATGATAAACAAACAAATGTAGATCCGTAAtcgatttttgtaaattaaagaATACGTGGAGGGAGAATAACAAAGGTCAAGATTCGTTCTGGATGAATGCAGGAGGAAGGGAAACAACGTGTTGACTTGAGAACTGAAGCTTTCTCATGCTGAGTGAGAACATCTAACCGATGATTGCGGCTCTGGtgaatttgattttaaaataaagttaatttattccctattttaaataaaatagttttagtttACCTGTGAGAGGGATGTCCCAAGAAGATGACAAGGAGAAAAAGTCAAAGTCAAGAGAGATGGGAGTGGTGTTATGATTAACATGGAATATTGTAACGCTAAACCCTTAAACGCGTTATTTGTCACTAACAGACAAACTCACTTTAATAACTCTTGCGGGGACAGACAGCTGCTTGGCTTGCTTCAAAGACTATCAAATTATACTTCAGATTTGGCCCTCTAATTAGactcttgtttttttgttcatctTTCAATATTTGAGATGTTTTTGAAGATACTTCTGTTTTGCAAAATCAGTATATTACAAGTAATACTCAATGCATGCAATTAAAGTCACTGAGATTATCCGAAACAAACAAAATGAATTTCTAATTAATATAGTTAAGCAAGGCATTgtacaaaaattaatataatcaaTGCGTAGCGTGATGCGAATAATTGATACTGTAGTTAAGTCTTATCACGATGGAAACATCATGCACTATCATCTCGGTTTTGTATATAGCTAGAGGCGGatctaaaaactttattttatggGTGCAttattaataagaaaaacacATGAGAGAATCAAAGTTAAGGGTGCAAATGTTCTTTTTTTAAACCGTTTTAGCTACCAGTTTCAATGGATTCAAGcacaaaaatctaaatataattaTGGGTCCCTACAATTATTTACTAACCTGCATTGGCCCCTGCACAAAGCTACATATCGGTTAAGAACAACTATTACTAGTATTGTACAAAGCCTAGAAGAAAGTCAACTTAAATTCAATTGAATTCTAAATACGTCTGATCACTGATGCATCCAACGTTGAATCAAAATAGGGAAAAAAATACCcgccccccccaaaaaaaaataaaaaaatcacaaattctTTGATTTGTAAATTGAGGGTATGAAATTTGTGGCCGTATATGAGAGTTGTTAGACCAAGAAGATGTCTTTTTGTGGGCGACCTATAAATGCATTTACATGTCGCTATCAAGTACTATCTATAACCAAAATGTTGTTTAGAGAAAAAACTACAATATTTGTATAATCATTAGAAGATATATGGATATTTCGGATTTAAAATATACACCGTGTAATATAGATGCAAGTATAATGCTAGAAAATATTGGCATAAAGAGTGGATTTTGGAAATGTAAGTATACGAaggatattattttcaaaaaaaaaagtatacgaAGGATATGGTTGCAGAAACAACGAAATGAAATTAATAGATTAAAAAACGAAGTGAAAGTCAATAAAAGAAACATGGACCACCAGTAATTGAAAGGTCCATCTTGTAAAGGTCAGTTCAAGCCCTAACCATAGACGAAAGGAAAACTAGTCTCAAAtgactttttctttgttttactcTCCTTTTTGTTTATCTTCAGGTAATATTCTTTATTTGGAAACGACGGAAATCTCAAAATGTTTTCATAAATACTGTCAAATTGATTATACAAGCATTTTACAAAACATGATGTTACATTTGTCTGAACAGGTACTGAACAATTATAGCCCCAAATAATTGAATATTGCAAAGTATATTAATTCACTTAGTTCCAGAAACATATCTCCTTAATAGCTCTTAGAAGTTAGAACATTGATCAAAAGCATAAGATTCTGCAAACAGTTTGATATATTGACCACATCCTTAAACAAGTAGTAGTACTTCAATCGTAAAAAAACACAATATGGTCTCTGAACTCCGAAAAAATGTAGCAAAATAATACAGAAGGCAAACGATGATAACAAAATAACAATGCTAAATGTTTCTATTCATAGGTTTGTCTAAGCAACAAAATTTGATCaagatagcaaaaaaaaaaaaaacaagagttaCAAACCAAACGGTGTTGCGGAAATCATATTACCTCCTTATAGGACACACGAGCATGATTTGAACCTGTGATTCATGAGTCTGCAGCAGTAATAGCAGTAGGGGCAACTTGTTTAACCCTCCTTTGCTGAACATCATAGTTATAGATACGCGCTATAGTCACCTGTTCATCATACGAAAATCTAAGTCAACAAAGAGAAACTAGTCTTTACTCAAATCTTTGTATTAAGTATCTACACTCCATGGGTGTACCGAATAAAATTCTCCGATTAATAAAGTAAAACCAAAGCCTTTACTTAAATCGAGTGAGATAAAAACATAGAAGTATCTCTGTACCTGAGTAACTGTGACTTGGTCCCTCAAGAACTGCAAATCAGCTACAAGAACCTCCAGGCTAGCTTTAGCATTTTCCAGATTGTTTTTCAAAAGGGCTGTAGCCTGTCGGGACAACGaagattataagaacttatTCTAGGGGTCCCTGGTGGAAAATTTAAAACACGGAAGAGAATATGTTTCCAGCGAAGTGGACCTCTTCACAGGAATATTCCAGCATGACATTTGCTCCCAACCACAAACACACTGAGTCAGTGTCTTCAATACAGGCCCGTGAATATATTCCTTCAGACACCTCAAAATCTGCTAAAAGAGCCTGCATTGCAAGAAGAATTCCATGTGAGATAAAGATGAAAGAACACAAGAATCAGAACTAAGTCAGTACATCAAAGCAACTTTCATATTAGAAAGATGAAATATCGTGCATACTAGAACCTATGTGTCAGTTAATTGATTCTTCCAGTGAAGCTAGAACTATGTTCTGATGTCACAATCAAGAACGACTTAAGAACACCAATCAAAGGGCCATTGATCGGTGATTTAGTACAAAGATAAGAGAAAAATGTTACAAACCATCAATAAGAAATCAAAGCAaaatcaagttcaagtgttCAACCTTATTAAATTAAAAGCCAGGACTTTTGGATTCAGAAgttcaaaataacatttattttcaGTCACCTCATATTCAAACGTAGAAACATAAGAGTGTCtatgtccaaaaaaaaacagtgaagAAAGGTATCGAAGTATAATAGAAGAGAGAATGGTACAAGAAACAAACAACGAACCTCACCAGTACCCTTCCTTGCTTCCAACGTGCCAACAACCTCTAAGCACTTCTCAATATCTGGGATTTTAGCCTGCCCCATTATCAAAATGTTAAAAGATATCTAAACTGAAACAAGCTAAGAATATATAACTTGTAACAATCATACATACATAACACATCCCACATGCCTCATCACACAAATGTACCAATCTACATAGAGGAGGAGGGAAGTATACCTGAAGATCCCTCTGCTGGGCAAGAAGCTTCATCTCCACAACTTTATACTGCTGTAGCCTAAACAGAAGAATCCACAGGGCAAAACACTTCACTTGAAGTAAAACTTTCAGGAATCAATCATACAAAACGAGCTAGTGTACATTAGATCTGCGATTGAACTAAGAAGAAGCATAGGCATATAAGCCGAAGATGAGAAGGGTTGAATGAAAGGAGGAACCTTTCTTGATGGAAGGCGAGAGCAGAGTTAGAATCGAGGCTGGACTGAGAGAGGTAAGTCTCGACATCTTGGATGAATTTAGCGGCGGGAATCCCTCTTCTCTCGCTCAAATCGCCACCGCTACCACTCGGAGAAGACGACGACATCTGAATCGAGATCTCTGTGTTCCTCAATTGGGGATTTAGGGTTTTCTCCGAGTGTCTTCGGAGGAGAGAGTGTGACGGAGGAAGGATCGGTAACACGACGTCGTTGTGTTCAGTCAGAATAGAACCAATCAAACGGTGTCGTTTTAAGGATTTTTAAGTGGGTCTAAGGCCTCGCTTGTGGAAACGTGA
This genomic interval from Brassica napus cultivar Da-Ae chromosome A6, Da-Ae, whole genome shotgun sequence contains the following:
- the LOC106348805 gene encoding LOW QUALITY PROTEIN: probable prefoldin subunit 3 (The sequence of the model RefSeq protein was modified relative to this genomic sequence to represent the inferred CDS: inserted 1 base in 1 codon) — encoded protein: MGLLHHVSTSEALDPLXKSLKRHRLIGSILTEHNDVVLPILPPSHSLLRRHSEKTLNPQLRNTEISIQMSSSSPSGSGGDLSERRGIPAAKFIQDVETYLSQSSLDSNSALAFHQERLQQYKVVEMKLLAQQRDLQAKIPDIEKCLEVVGTLEARKGTGEALLADFEVSEGIYSRACIEDTDSVCLWLGANVMLEYSCEEATALLKNNLENAKASLEVLVADLQFLRDQVTVTQVTIARIYNYDVQQRRVKQVAPTAITAADS